One segment of Panicum virgatum strain AP13 chromosome 3K, P.virgatum_v5, whole genome shotgun sequence DNA contains the following:
- the LOC120701242 gene encoding uncharacterized protein LOC120701242 has protein sequence MLQLYPDERLQKNRLDQLPPDMRKPVLFFQTKLSGLHHGGFLHQLLAQASICRQRSQRSPAAVATSSHDYPVVGRAAPGVRRDRDGGAALARGGAAVPRTAGDDAVAVDARAPPRWSDRRECQPWRANSLENIVPENLPRPSERRGFNSIRAPDRALALAPEPVAPFLAPHSGLGCFSL, from the exons ATGCTACAGCTGTATCCAGATGAGAGGCTTCAAAAAAATCGTCTCGATCAATTGCCGCCAGACATGAGGAAGCCTGTGCTGTTTTTTCAGACGAAGCTCTCGGGACTCCATCATGGCGGTTTCCTCCATCAGCTGCTCGCTCAAGCCTCCATCTGCCGTCAAAGAAGCCAGCGCTCGCCTGCAGCCGTCGCCACCAGCAGCCACGACTACCCCGTG GTCGGGCGGGCTGCGCCGGGCGTGCGTCGTgatcgcgacggcggcgcggccctcgcgcggggcggggcggccgtCCCCAGgaccgccggcgacgacgccgtGGCCGTGGacgcgcgggcgccgccgcggtggagCGACCGCAGGGAGTGCCAGCCGTGGCGGGCCAACTCGCTGGAGAACATCGTGCCGGAGAACCTGCCCCGCCCGTCGGAGCGCCGGGGGTTCAACAGCATCAGGGCGCCGGACAGGGCCCTGGCCCTCGCGCCCGAACCGGTGGCGCCCTTCCTGGCGCCGCACTCTGGCCTGGGCTGCTTCTCCCTCTAG